A window of Castanea sativa cultivar Marrone di Chiusa Pesio chromosome 1, ASM4071231v1 contains these coding sequences:
- the LOC142633364 gene encoding zinc finger BED domain-containing protein RICESLEEPER 2-like: MLIQATPIAVTSRGIDKLAWADSSKGTFELRSAYKIAMGIMDASPFSAKWLQKADTLLRIKTFLWMCTYNSIGVKVCLEKRGVVHDNTCPIYLRGSETSLHALRDYPHIKQVWNQLGITPLNHGFWRSDCRSLNLSSLVIELDAESVVIALNNPSYANNFISPILEDCRFLPVDIIDVYEDDLNVILLYRAIMVLVDYLLLVILALSKLHVRIINSTLGVNELVLRKFSMERLRMALARMIIVDELPFRFVEHGGFIDFMTEVEPRFEVPSRVTVARDCLKLYIREKESLRRVLMAGQRVCLTTDTWTSIQNLNYLCLTAHYIDVDWVYHSKILNFCLVPDHKGETIGRVVESCLLQWGIDHIFTITIDNASSNDVAIEYLRRKTKDRVGSLLGCEFLHIRCCAHILNLIVQDGLKDLNESIVKVHNVVRSSPNRFEKFKACVEKEKIQSKSLLCLDVSTRWNSTYLMLESAQKFVAAFERMEEDDGHFLRYFEDPSSGPPQFLDWENVRLFTKFLGMFYEATLRFSGSLFVTTNVYFHELVSLQDQLNQLCNGRGDPLLKGMAQRMRLKYDKYWGSVDRINLMLFVAVMVDPRYKLKYVRFWFKQWYDKGKADELGLRLREALNRLYKHYSGAIGTPCGASGTSESSSSDVATMSSMLSDFGSAEERMKRYNNIYKQHLADEDNVECKSELDRYLLEASVDPETEGFDILDWWRVNSSRYRILSQVARDVLAIPVSIVALESAFSTRGRVLDPFRSSLSPNTVETLICTQNWLRSKGSTEPIDLREAMDEVENYELESGNVFFFCVSFRACTKTHCGYRFCSRLIWKGWSFLYVMIGVGVGWLIAEIFCGYFVDLIMEDQIRSVWVLGLLVVA; encoded by the exons ATGCTAATTCAAGCTACTCCCATTGCCGTCACTAGTAGAGGAATTGATAAATTGGCTTGGGCAGACTCTTCAAAAGGCACCTTTGAGTTAAGGAGTGCTTATAAGATTGCTATGGGTATCATGGATGCATCTCCCTTCTCAGCTAAATGGCTTCAGAAAGCTGACACTCTTTTGAGAATCAAGACTTTCTTATGGATGTGTACTTATAACAGTATTGGGGTCAAGGTGTGCCTTGAAAAGAGAGGGGTAGTTCATGACAACACATGCCCTATCTATCTAAGAGGTTCCGAGACCAGTTTGCATGCTCTCCGTGACTACCCTCATATCAAGCAGGTTTGGAATCAGTTGGGAATCACTCCCTTGAATCATGGCTTTTGGAGAAGTGACTGCAG AAGTCTTAATCTTTCTTCCCTTGTGATTGAGCTAGATGCTGAATCTGTTGTGATTGCTCTCAATAATCCTTCATATGCTAACAATTTTATCTCCCCTATTTTGGAGGACTGCAGATT TTTGCCTGTGGACATAATTGATGTGTATGAGGATGACCTCAATGTGAT TTTGTTATATCGTGCTATTATGGTTTTAGTTGATTATCTTCTTCTTGTGATTTTAGCATTGAGTAAGCTACAT gtacgcattattAACTCGACTCTGGGTGTTAATGAGCTGGTGTTGAGGAAGTTTAGTATGGAAAGACTAAGGATGGCCTTGGCTAGGATGATTATAGTTGATGAACTACCTTTTAGGTTTGTTGAGCATGGTGGGTTCATTGATTTTATGACAGAGGTAGAGCCTAGGTTTGAAGTTCCCTCTCGTGTTACTGTTGCAAGGGATTGTCTTAAACTTTACATTAGGGAGAAGGAGAGTTTGAGAAGGGTTTTAATGGCTGGTCAAAGAGTGTGTTTGACAACTGATACTTGGACTTCaatccaaaaccttaattatcTTTGTTTGACTGCACATTATATTGATGTTGATTGGGTTTATCATAGTAAGATTTTAAATTTCTGCCTTGTACCTGATCATAAGGGTGAGACCATTGGTAGGGTGGTTGAGTCTTGCTTGCTTCAATGGGGAATAGatcatatttttacaattactaTTGATAATGCAAGCTCAAATGATGTGGCCATAGAATATCTTAGGAGGAAAACAAAAGATAGGGTGGGTAGCCTCTTGGGTTGTGAGTTCCTTCATATACGTTGTTGTGcccatattttgaatttaattgtgcAAGATGGGCTAAAAGACCTTAATGAGTCAATTGTTAAGGTTCATAATGTAGTAAGATCCTCTCCTAATAGATTTGAGAAGTTTAAGGCAtgtgttgaaaaagaaaaaattcaaagcaaaagCTTGTTATGCCTTGATGTGTCTACTAGGTGGAATTCAACTTACTTGATGTTAGAAAGTGCACAAAAGTTTGTGGCTGCATTTGAAAGGATGGAGGAAGATGATGGGCATTTCTTACGTTATTTTGAGGATCCATCTAGTGGTCCCCCTCAGTTTTTAGATTGGGAAAATGTAAGACTTTTTACAAAATTTCTTGGTATGTTCTATGAGGCAACTTTAAGATTTTCTGGTTCCTTGTTTGTGACTACTAATGTGTACTTCCATGAGCTTGTTAGTCTTCAAGACCAGTTAAATCAATTGTGTAATGGTAGGGGTGATCCTTTGTTAAAGGGTATGGCACAAAGAATGAGATTGAAATATGATAAGTATTGGGGAAGtgttgataggataaatttgaTGTTGTTTGTGGCTGTTATGGTTGATCCTAGATATAAATTGAAGTATGTGAGGTTTTGGTTTAAGCAATGGTATGACAAGGGGAAAGCTGATGAGTTAGGATTGAGACTTAGGGAAGCTTTGAATAGATTGTACAAGCACTATAGTGGAGCAATAGGGACCCCATGTGGTGCTAGTGGGACTAGTGAGTCTAGTAGTAGTGATGTTGCTACCATGTCCTCCATGCTAAGTGACTTTGGTAGTgcagaagaaagaatgaagaggtacAATAACATATACAAACAACACTTAGCAGATGAGGATAATGTAGAATGCAAATCTGAATTGGACCGATACTTGTTAGAAGCTAGTGTAGATCCGGAGACGGAAGGCTTTGATATTCTTGATTGGTGGAGGGTGAATTCTTCAAGATATAGGATCCTTTCTCAAGTTGCCCGTGATGTTTTGGCAATTCCCGTCTCTATTGTTGCATTAGAATCTGCATTTAGCACTAGGGGTCGTGTTTTGGATCCTTTCCGTAGCTCATTGTCTCCCAATACTGTTGAAACTTTGATTTGTACACAAAATTGGTTGAGGTCTAAGGGTTCAACTGAACCAATTGACCTACGAGAGGCAATGGATGAAGTGGAAAACTATGAACTTGAATCgggtaatgttttttttttttgtgtgtcttTTAGAGCTTGCACCAAAACCCACTGTGGGTACAGATTCTGTTCTAGACTGATTTGGAAG GGATGGAGTTTTTTGTATGTGATGATTGGAGTTGGAGTTGGCTGGCTGATTGCAGAAATTTTTTGTGGATATTTTGTTGACTTAATCATGGAGGACCAAATTAGGAGTGTTTGGGTGCTTGGGCTGCTGGTGGTGGCTTGA